GCTTTGATGGCTCGCAATGCTTCGAGCTTTCGATGGTTTTGATTCTTCATTTCCTGCATGATATCCTTACTTACCTGATCTATCAACGACATGGTTGCATTATTTTAAAATATGATCGATAATATACTTAACAATTTGGACGGCATTGGTAGCAGCACCTTTACGAAGGTTATCTGCAACGATCCAAAGGTTAAACGTATTTTCACGAAATGGATCTTGACGTACACGACCTACAAACACTTCATTGCGATCTTTAGCGTAGAGAGGCATAGGATAAACATTATTTATGGGATCATCCTGCAGGACTACTCCCGGGGTTTCAGCAATTAATTGTTTGAACATTTCAAGGGAGCAAGGAGAACGTAATTCAACGTTGACCGATTCTGAATGCCCTCCAATGACAGGAACCCGAACTACTGTAGGTGAGACCTCTATGCTTGAATCTTGAAAAATTTTTCTTGTTTCATGAATAAGTTTTTCCTCTTCGGTGGTATAACCGTTAGGTAAAAACTTACCTGCATGTGGTAAGCAATTCATATCAATAGGGTATGGGTATGCTTTTTCAACCATTTCTTGGTTGCGCTCTCCCATGAGTTGTCTTACAGCTGCCATACCAGTTCCTGTTACACTTTGGTATGTTGAAACAACAATTCGACGTATGCCGCAAATCTGATATATGCGAGAGAGAGTTAGTACCATCTGAATTGTCGAACAATTCGGATTGCTAATAATTCTAGTATCTGTATTAATCAAATGTGCATTAATTTCAGGAATAACAAGGGGAATATTTTCATGCATTCGCCAATAAGAACTATTGTCCACTACGAAACATCCCTGCTCAGCAAACCTTGGTGCATAATCAGCCGACACTTCAGACCCTGCAGAAAATATGGCTATATCTGGTTTTTCTACCAAAGCCGTTTCAATATCCCTTACTATAAGGGGTTCTTTGTTGAAAAAAATTTCACTTCCTACAGATCTGGCAGATGCTACGGGAATAATCTTCTCAAAAGTCAAGTTGTAGTCATTCAACACTTCAAAAACTTCTCTTCCCACCAGACCTGTAGCACCTACGATGCAAAGCTTCATAACTTATTTTATGCAAATGTACATTAATTTTTTGCAATTTTATATGTGCAAAAAATCGACTTGTAACATTGAAACAAACTATCCATTTATTTATCCAAGTTTTTAAAAACTACGTATATTTATTTCATGAAACTGAAATTCTTTATTGCCTTTCCATTATTATTGATTTCCACCATGTCGGCAAAATGTCAGTCTATGCAAAATAACACCCGTGAAATTGTATTACCTCTCCCTCGTAAAACAGGAAACATGAGTGTTGAAGAAGCTCTATTCAAGCGAAGATCAATAAGACACTACAAGAATGATTCTCTAACCTTGGAAGAAGTTTCGCAAATTCTTTGGGCAGCCTACGGGGTTACGGAAGGCCGCAAAAAAACATGTCCTTCAGCTGGGGCTACATACCCTCTTGTCATTTATCTTTTGGCAGGCGAAGTTCAATCGCTTCACACCGGTCTTTATCGTTATGATCCATACACTCACTCCATCAAATTACTTATCCAGAAAGATCTTAGAAAATCACTTACTGAAGCATCTTTACAGCAAGATTATATTTTACACGCGCCTGCTAGTATTATCATTGCAGCCGATTTCCAGAAAACTATGCGTTATTATGGTCAAAGAGGAGAACGTTATGTCTACATGGAAGTAGGTCATTGCGGGCAAAACATTCATTTGCAATGCGAAGCACTTCAGATGGGAACTGTAGTCATCGGAGCCTTCGATGATGCCGACGTAAAAAAATTATTGCAAATCAAAGAAGAACCTATGTACATCATGCCAATTGGGAGAAAACCATGAACCAATATTTATTACTTCTAATTTTAGATTTTTTTTTCATAATCTTTCATACCCTTTTGATTGCATTTAATTTGTTTGGTTGGATGTTCAAAAAAACTAGGTTTCTAAATTTTCTGACACTACAAGCCACTGCTTTCTCGTGGTTTATTTTAGGAATATGGTATGGCTGGGGCTATTGCTTTTGCACAGACTGGCATTGGGAAATTCGTTATGCCTTAGGAAAACCGATGCTAGAAAGTTCCTATACGGCTTTTCTATTTAGAAGCATTACGGGAATTCAAGTACCTTCTTTCATCATGGATATGATTACTTTAATCGGATTTCTCATTGCGTATGGTATCAGCACATATCTTCAGGTAAGAAAATGGATCTTAAAGGCTAAGATGTTAAAACAACAAACAAAAGGTTAATCGGTTGATTATTTTGAATATTGCAAAGCATTTACTTTTTTTAATATTGATCGCAAAAAGCAAGCGTTATGCGTTTCAACATTTATTTGCTTACCATCGAATTAATATTTTCAGCATACTTAAGTGCCCAGAAACTAAAAATAAAGCAAGGAGATTTGCTTTTTCAGTATATTGATTGTGGAGCTTTATGTGATGCTATCAATAGAGTAACACCAAGCTTCCAAGGACGTCACTTTAATCATGTTGGTATTGTTGTGAAAACAGACTCCGGCTATAAAATTCTCGAGGCCGTTAGCAAAGGTGTTTGCCTGACACCTCTTGAAGATTTTATTGAACGATCTGGAAAAGAGAATATCCTCAGAGGCAGAGTGCCAAGAAAATATCGTCACCACGTTTCCAATTTTTTACATTACCTGAAGAAACCTTACGACACGATATTTCTTCTCAACAATGAAGCATATTATTGCAGTGAATTAGCTTACGAACTTTTTCGGGATAGAAAAGGAAAACATTTCTTTCACATATATCCCATGACCTTTAAGGACCCTCTCACACAAACCACAGACTCAGTATGGATTCAATATTTCAAAAAAATGAACGTAGCTATTCCCGAAGGAGAGCCCGGTTTAAGTCCCGGCTCAATGTTAAACGAAAAAAAAATAAAAATTAAAAAATCTTTATTTTTTTGAAATATTAATGCTACCTTTGAAAAAAAATGAAAAAGATTTCGATTTTTCTTATTCTGTGGTACTTGGGAAAATTTTTTGCATTATGCCAAAATGTTGGGATTGGAGATTTAATATTTGTACCCGACCCATCAGCACTCCTAGAACTACGCTCAACATCCAAAGGTCTTCTTATTCCACGAGTATCACTTCAATCTACCACTGATATAATTACGGTTCCAACACCTGCTGAAGGATTGCTAATTTACAATATTGCAACTATCAACAACGTCACTCCTGGCTTTTACTATTGGAATGGTACGGAATGGGTGCGTTTCAACACTGGTACAGGTGGTGTTTCTAACCCAGCATGGGAACTAGCGGGCAACGCTGGAACTAATCCTGCTCAACACTATGTGGGTACATCCGATTTGAAAGGGCTTAATATAGCAACCAACGCTACACCACGTATTATGATCTCCGATTCAGGTAATATTCGCTTTTTAGGAAGGTTCGTAAATCAATTTGGTACCAAAGTGGGCATTCCGTGTACTACTAACGTTAGCAATCCTGCTCCAGGAGGATGGGTAAGTGCTCCTACTTTAAATCTTCCTACCAATGTGGGGGGTGTAACTACTAGGGAAAATTCTCAATCTCTAGTAGATTATAATGATGTTAATCGCGCTTGTGTCATTCATGGTACCACTAAGTCTATTGTTCTTACAGATAGTCTTCAAAGGGAAAAAGCTGTTTTATTAATTTTGGGAAATGTTTCCATTCGTACCTTGAACGCAGCATCACTTCCTAACGCCCTTCGTTTTCACATATGGC
This window of the Bacteroidales bacterium genome carries:
- a CDS encoding aspartate-semialdehyde dehydrogenase produces the protein MKLCIVGATGLVGREVFEVLNDYNLTFEKIIPVASARSVGSEIFFNKEPLIVRDIETALVEKPDIAIFSAGSEVSADYAPRFAEQGCFVVDNSSYWRMHENIPLVIPEINAHLINTDTRIISNPNCSTIQMVLTLSRIYQICGIRRIVVSTYQSVTGTGMAAVRQLMGERNQEMVEKAYPYPIDMNCLPHAGKFLPNGYTTEEEKLIHETRKIFQDSSIEVSPTVVRVPVIGGHSESVNVELRSPCSLEMFKQLIAETPGVVLQDDPINNVYPMPLYAKDRNEVFVGRVRQDPFRENTFNLWIVADNLRKGAATNAVQIVKYIIDHILK
- a CDS encoding SagB/ThcOx family dehydrogenase, with amino-acid sequence MKLKFFIAFPLLLISTMSAKCQSMQNNTREIVLPLPRKTGNMSVEEALFKRRSIRHYKNDSLTLEEVSQILWAAYGVTEGRKKTCPSAGATYPLVIYLLAGEVQSLHTGLYRYDPYTHSIKLLIQKDLRKSLTEASLQQDYILHAPASIIIAADFQKTMRYYGQRGERYVYMEVGHCGQNIHLQCEALQMGTVVIGAFDDADVKKLLQIKEEPMYIMPIGRKP
- a CDS encoding DUF2784 domain-containing protein; this encodes MNQYLLLLILDFFFIIFHTLLIAFNLFGWMFKKTRFLNFLTLQATAFSWFILGIWYGWGYCFCTDWHWEIRYALGKPMLESSYTAFLFRSITGIQVPSFIMDMITLIGFLIAYGISTYLQVRKWILKAKMLKQQTKG
- a CDS encoding YiiX/YebB-like N1pC/P60 family cysteine hydrolase, with the translated sequence MRFNIYLLTIELIFSAYLSAQKLKIKQGDLLFQYIDCGALCDAINRVTPSFQGRHFNHVGIVVKTDSGYKILEAVSKGVCLTPLEDFIERSGKENILRGRVPRKYRHHVSNFLHYLKKPYDTIFLLNNEAYYCSELAYELFRDRKGKHFFHIYPMTFKDPLTQTTDSVWIQYFKKMNVAIPEGEPGLSPGSMLNEKKIKIKKSLFF